In Kitasatospora sp. NBC_00240, the following are encoded in one genomic region:
- a CDS encoding recombinase family protein, with the protein MPALLPADDELTPAIGYIRVSLAREEMISPELQRKAISDWAKRTGHRIVDWVEDLDKSGRNFKRKIMSVIERVEAGEASVIAVWKYSRFGRSRTGVPANLARVEKVGGELLSATEEIDARTSIGRFQRGMIMEMNAFESDRAGEQWSETHRWRRDQGLPATGRKRFGYIWHPRKVYAPDGTITLQQERYEPDVALMDTVTDLYKRYCAGTGFATLAANLNEAGHRTVSGGLWSDRTICLYMDSGFAAGYLRSHDPDCKVIPYRSSCPAHRLHKHPTNAHPSIISDDLWQQYRDRRAFTKNAGPHARKARYPLTSLARCGLCGGAALRSSNGKGYASFVCTARVRKGPLACSGVTVGVSIVEAAVREWLEGLAAEVDAEARTLPVPRPAHAVLAPTVEQQRAKAEVEIERLERAVSKHMRVYAMSETEDQDGSLEREYLATLGDLRRDKAAATARLAALGEAPTELQSAKMRATVVPLIPSLLDDWDSMRPERINVLLRRIIARVEIRPGHAVEVAPVWAGMP; encoded by the coding sequence ATGCCTGCACTGCTACCGGCCGACGACGAGCTGACCCCCGCGATCGGCTACATCCGGGTGTCGCTCGCCCGCGAGGAGATGATCTCGCCGGAGCTGCAGCGGAAGGCGATCAGCGACTGGGCGAAGCGGACCGGACATCGCATCGTCGACTGGGTCGAGGATCTCGACAAGAGCGGCCGGAACTTCAAGCGCAAGATCATGTCTGTGATCGAACGGGTCGAAGCGGGCGAAGCGTCCGTAATCGCCGTCTGGAAATACTCCCGATTCGGGCGATCGCGAACAGGCGTACCTGCCAACCTGGCCCGAGTCGAGAAGGTCGGCGGCGAACTCCTCTCCGCCACCGAGGAAATCGACGCCCGCACGTCCATCGGCCGATTCCAGCGCGGCATGATCATGGAAATGAACGCCTTCGAGAGTGACCGCGCAGGCGAACAGTGGAGCGAAACCCACCGGTGGCGACGCGACCAGGGACTCCCCGCCACCGGCCGCAAGCGCTTCGGCTACATCTGGCACCCCCGCAAGGTCTACGCCCCCGACGGCACCATCACCCTCCAGCAGGAACGCTACGAACCGGACGTCGCGCTGATGGACACCGTCACCGACCTTTACAAGCGCTACTGCGCCGGCACCGGCTTCGCGACGCTCGCGGCCAACCTCAACGAGGCCGGCCACCGCACCGTCAGCGGCGGCCTCTGGAGCGACCGCACCATCTGCCTGTACATGGACAGCGGGTTCGCCGCCGGCTACCTCCGCTCCCACGACCCCGACTGCAAAGTCATCCCGTACCGGTCGTCATGCCCCGCACACCGGCTCCACAAGCACCCCACCAACGCCCACCCGTCGATCATCAGCGACGACCTGTGGCAGCAGTACAGGGATCGACGCGCGTTCACCAAGAATGCCGGCCCCCACGCCCGGAAAGCGCGCTACCCGCTGACGTCGCTCGCCCGGTGCGGCCTCTGTGGGGGCGCGGCCCTGCGGTCCAGCAACGGCAAGGGCTATGCCTCGTTCGTCTGCACCGCCCGCGTCCGCAAGGGGCCCTTGGCGTGCAGCGGGGTCACTGTCGGCGTGTCCATCGTGGAGGCCGCGGTCAGGGAGTGGCTCGAGGGCCTCGCCGCCGAGGTGGACGCCGAAGCCCGTACTCTGCCCGTCCCGCGGCCTGCACACGCCGTGCTGGCGCCTACGGTCGAGCAGCAGCGCGCCAAGGCGGAGGTCGAAATCGAGCGGCTGGAGCGTGCCGTGTCGAAGCACATGCGGGTATACGCGATGAGCGAGACGGAAGATCAGGACGGTTCGCTGGAGCGCGAGTACCTGGCGACGCTTGGGGACCTGCGCCGGGACAAGGCCGCGGCGACAGCCCGTCTGGCGGCTCTGGGTGAGGCGCCGACGGAGTTGCAGTCCGCCAAGATGCGGGCGACGGTGGTGCCGCTGATCCCCAGTCTGCTGGACGACTGGGACTCCATGCGTCCCGAGCGGATCAACGTGCTGCTGCGGCGCATCATCGCGCGGGTGGAGATTCGCCCTGGTCACGCGGTCGAGGTGGCTCCCGTGTGGGCCGGTATGCCTTAG
- a CDS encoding TrkA C-terminal domain-containing protein, whose translation MGRYALEKLFDDNFAHHVYATLDNAASRSVSYLSAPAFAAALMGREVLGTLSVFRHVLLIAELRADEGGGLVGMNQHDIEDPGGVRVIAVRLARRPREHLWNYADRTRRLVPGDRVVVAATRSGLARLNTPVPSAD comes from the coding sequence GTGGGCCGGTATGCCTTAGAGAAACTCTTCGACGACAACTTCGCCCACCACGTCTACGCGACCCTGGACAACGCGGCCTCGCGCTCGGTCTCCTACCTGTCCGCCCCGGCCTTCGCCGCCGCGCTGATGGGGCGTGAGGTGCTCGGCACCCTGTCGGTCTTCCGGCACGTCCTGCTGATCGCCGAGCTGCGGGCCGACGAGGGCGGCGGGCTGGTCGGCATGAACCAGCACGACATCGAGGACCCGGGCGGGGTGCGGGTGATCGCCGTCCGCCTGGCCCGGCGCCCCCGGGAGCACCTCTGGAACTACGCCGACCGGACCCGGCGGCTGGTGCCGGGTGACCGGGTGGTGGTGGCCGCCACCCGGAGCGGCCTGGCCCGGCTCAACACCCCCGTGCCGAGCGCCGACTGA
- the fahA gene encoding fumarylacetoacetase yields the protein MTTPRPWLASAQDSPFGVHNLPYGVFSTGARPGRRRIGVRIGDFVLDAGGAARAAGVPSVLLDADSLGPLLAAGRPAWAQIRAGLTAWLTDETYRDALSPLLVPVADAIMHLPFEVADYVDFYASEHHATNLGRIFRPGSEPLTPNWKHLPIGYHGRAGTVVVSGTPVVRPHGQRKAPTDAVPSFGPTRRLDIEAEIGFVVGTPSELGTPVPLDGFAEHVFGVCLVNDWSARDIQAWEYVPLGPFLGKSFATSVSPWIVPLEALEHARVAPPERDVEPLPYLDDRAGEPWGLDIAMEVRLNGHTVSRPPFATMYWTGAQQLAQMTANGASLRTGDLFASGTVSGPAPETRGALIELTWNGEDPVKLPDGSARTFLENDDEVTITATAPGPDGALIGFGEVTGRVRP from the coding sequence TTGACCACCCCCCGCCCCTGGCTCGCCTCCGCACAGGACTCGCCGTTCGGCGTGCACAACCTCCCGTACGGGGTCTTCAGCACCGGGGCCCGCCCGGGCCGGCGCCGGATCGGCGTACGGATCGGCGACTTCGTGCTGGACGCGGGCGGCGCCGCCCGGGCCGCCGGGGTGCCGTCCGTCCTGCTCGACGCCGACTCGCTGGGCCCGCTGCTGGCCGCCGGGCGCCCCGCCTGGGCGCAGATCCGGGCCGGGCTGACCGCCTGGCTCACCGACGAGACCTACCGGGACGCCCTCTCACCGCTGCTGGTGCCGGTGGCCGACGCCATCATGCACCTGCCGTTCGAGGTCGCCGACTACGTCGACTTCTACGCCTCCGAGCACCACGCCACCAACCTGGGCCGGATCTTCCGCCCCGGCTCCGAGCCGCTCACCCCCAACTGGAAGCACCTGCCGATCGGTTACCACGGGCGGGCCGGCACCGTGGTGGTCTCGGGCACCCCGGTGGTCCGCCCGCACGGGCAGCGCAAGGCACCCACCGACGCCGTGCCGAGCTTCGGGCCGACCAGGCGCCTGGACATCGAGGCGGAGATCGGCTTCGTCGTCGGCACCCCGTCCGAGCTCGGCACGCCCGTACCGCTGGACGGCTTCGCCGAGCACGTGTTCGGCGTCTGCCTGGTCAACGACTGGTCCGCGCGCGACATCCAGGCCTGGGAGTACGTGCCGCTCGGCCCGTTCCTGGGCAAGTCCTTCGCCACCTCGGTCTCGCCCTGGATCGTCCCGCTGGAGGCCCTGGAGCACGCCCGGGTCGCCCCGCCGGAGCGTGACGTCGAGCCGCTGCCCTACCTGGACGACCGGGCCGGCGAGCCCTGGGGGCTGGACATCGCCATGGAGGTCCGGCTCAACGGGCACACCGTCTCGCGGCCGCCGTTCGCCACCATGTACTGGACCGGCGCCCAGCAGCTCGCCCAGATGACCGCCAACGGCGCCTCGCTGCGCACCGGCGACCTCTTCGCCTCCGGTACGGTCAGCGGCCCCGCGCCGGAGACCCGCGGCGCGCTGATCGAGCTGACCTGGAACGGCGAGGACCCGGTCAAGCTGCCCGACGGCAGCGCCCGGACCTTCCTGGAGAACGACGACGAGGTCACCATCACCGCCACCGCGCCGGGGCCGGACGGTGCCCTGATCGGCTTCGGCGAGGTCACCGGCCGCGTCCGGCCCTGA
- a CDS encoding enoyl-CoA hydratase/isomerase family protein, producing the protein MTTEVQLHRDGRAGRIVLDRPRALNSLTHGMLTAVREALDSWAADDSVATVVLTGAGERGLCAGADIRAIHDDAKAGGAGARAFFRDEYRLNALIARYPKPYVAVMDGITMGGGVGLSAHAGVRIVTERSTVAMPETRIGLVPDVGGSLLLARAPGELGTHLGLTAASMDAGDALLCGFADHFVPGTRLAEFTAALAGTDPAEALREFAAPAPAAGLAGQRDWIDSCYAADTVEEIVERLLAAGLPEAKEAAEQILAKSPTALKVTLAALRRARGLDSLEAALDQEYRVSCAALEASDLVEGIRAQVVDKDRDPHWSPATLAEVSAADVDRFFAPRGTDELGLARTARW; encoded by the coding sequence ATGACCACCGAGGTACAGCTGCACAGGGACGGCCGGGCCGGCCGGATCGTGCTGGACCGGCCACGGGCCCTCAACTCGCTCACCCACGGCATGCTCACCGCCGTCCGCGAGGCCCTCGACAGCTGGGCCGCCGACGACTCGGTCGCCACCGTCGTACTCACCGGCGCCGGCGAGCGCGGCCTCTGCGCGGGCGCCGACATCCGGGCGATCCACGACGACGCCAAGGCCGGCGGGGCCGGCGCCCGCGCCTTCTTCCGGGACGAGTACCGGCTGAACGCGCTGATCGCCCGCTACCCCAAGCCGTACGTCGCGGTGATGGACGGCATCACCATGGGCGGCGGGGTGGGCCTCTCCGCCCACGCCGGCGTGCGGATCGTCACCGAGCGCTCCACCGTGGCGATGCCCGAGACCCGGATCGGGCTCGTCCCGGACGTCGGCGGCAGCCTGCTGCTGGCCCGCGCCCCCGGCGAACTCGGCACCCACCTGGGCCTCACCGCCGCCTCGATGGACGCCGGCGACGCGCTGCTCTGCGGCTTCGCCGACCACTTCGTGCCCGGCACCCGGCTGGCGGAGTTCACCGCCGCGCTGGCCGGCACCGACCCGGCCGAGGCCCTGCGGGAGTTCGCCGCGCCCGCTCCGGCGGCAGGCCTGGCCGGACAGCGCGACTGGATCGACTCCTGCTACGCGGCCGACACCGTCGAGGAGATCGTGGAGCGGCTGCTCGCCGCCGGCCTCCCGGAGGCCAAGGAGGCCGCCGAGCAGATCCTGGCCAAGTCGCCGACGGCACTGAAGGTCACCCTCGCCGCGCTGCGCCGGGCCCGCGGGCTGGACTCGCTGGAGGCCGCCCTGGACCAGGAGTACCGGGTCTCCTGCGCCGCCCTGGAAGCCTCCGACCTGGTCGAGGGCATCCGGGCCCAGGTGGTCGACAAGGACCGCGACCCGCACTGGTCGCCCGCCACCCTCGCCGAGGTCTCCGCCGCTGACGTGGACCGCTTCTTCGCCCCGCGCGGGACGGACGAACTCGGGCTGGCCCGCACGGCCCGCTGGTGA
- a CDS encoding enoyl-CoA hydratase, with product MTDDMSTEYETILVERKGRVGLITLNRPKALNALNNQLMNEVVTAATAFDRDPGIGCLVVTGSEKAFAAGADIKEMQGNGFPDVYLDDWLGPWDRLGQLRKPVVAAVAGFALGGGCELAMLCDILLAADTAKFGQPEIKLGVIPGIGGSQRLTRAIGKAKAMELCLTGRMMGAEEAERAGLVSRIVPAAELLAEALATAETVAAMSAPAAIMMKESVNRAFETTLAEGVRFERRLFHAAFATADQKEGMAAFAEKRTPDFRHR from the coding sequence ATGACCGACGACATGTCGACCGAGTACGAGACCATCCTCGTCGAGCGCAAGGGCCGGGTCGGCCTGATCACCCTCAACCGTCCCAAGGCGCTGAACGCGCTCAACAACCAGCTGATGAACGAGGTGGTGACGGCCGCCACCGCCTTCGACCGCGACCCGGGGATCGGCTGTCTGGTCGTCACCGGCTCGGAGAAGGCGTTCGCGGCGGGCGCGGACATCAAGGAGATGCAGGGCAACGGCTTCCCGGACGTCTACCTGGACGACTGGCTGGGGCCGTGGGACCGGCTCGGACAGCTCCGCAAGCCGGTGGTCGCGGCGGTCGCCGGCTTCGCGCTGGGCGGCGGCTGCGAGCTGGCGATGCTGTGCGACATCCTGCTGGCGGCGGACACCGCCAAGTTCGGGCAGCCGGAGATCAAGCTCGGGGTGATCCCCGGGATCGGCGGCTCGCAGCGCCTGACCAGGGCGATCGGCAAGGCCAAGGCGATGGAGCTGTGCCTGACCGGCCGGATGATGGGCGCCGAGGAGGCCGAGCGGGCCGGGCTGGTGTCCCGGATCGTCCCCGCGGCCGAGTTGCTGGCGGAGGCGCTCGCCACCGCGGAGACCGTGGCCGCGATGTCCGCGCCGGCCGCGATCATGATGAAGGAGAGCGTGAACCGGGCCTTCGAGACCACCCTCGCGGAGGGGGTCCGGTTCGAGCGCCGGCTGTTCCACGCGGCGTTCGCCACGGCCGACCAGAAGGAGGGCATGGCGGCCTTCGCCGAGAAGCGCACCCCGGACTTCCGGCACCGCTGA
- a CDS encoding helix-turn-helix transcriptional regulator: MTIADQYAAWLQKAMREAGLEIDRQRGGGRTALAQAVNVSPSTVARWLDAKSTPSPELFEPIADAVGADVGTMLIESGIISAGSLPQRHRSDVRSQPNTPAQAADALGITDPVARAAFMRDLAIRNRRHLRSADPEGEAGGAVAQ, translated from the coding sequence ATGACGATCGCCGACCAGTACGCAGCGTGGCTTCAGAAGGCCATGAGAGAAGCCGGGCTTGAGATCGACCGCCAGCGAGGCGGCGGCCGAACCGCCCTCGCCCAAGCCGTCAACGTCTCGCCCAGCACAGTCGCCCGATGGCTTGACGCCAAATCAACCCCGAGCCCAGAGCTGTTCGAGCCCATCGCTGACGCAGTGGGAGCTGACGTCGGAACAATGTTGATTGAGAGTGGAATCATTTCCGCCGGATCTCTGCCACAAAGGCACCGATCGGACGTACGATCTCAGCCAAACACCCCCGCGCAGGCCGCGGATGCACTCGGGATCACAGACCCCGTCGCGCGGGCCGCGTTCATGCGCGACCTCGCGATCCGCAACCGCCGTCACCTGCGCTCAGCCGACCCTGAAGGCGAGGCCGGGGGCGCCGTGGCCCAATAG